The Kogia breviceps isolate mKogBre1 chromosome 19, mKogBre1 haplotype 1, whole genome shotgun sequence genome contains the following window.
TGTCTTCACCCTTTCTGGAGGGTCTGTCTTCTCCCaggaagaggctcagagagatcccTCAAGGCCTTGGTTCCATAACCAAGACATACCTGGGTGAGAAATGGCCCTTCACTCCTGTTTCTCAGACAGTTCCTgctctctcccccatcccctcacCTCTTTGCCCTCATTTAGCTCTTTGGCGAGCAGAAATATCCCATCCGAAAGGGCTGGGATCAGGGAACAGGGCCCAgagcctggtcagggaacagggCAGCTGCCCCAGTCATCATCTGGAGATGGTCGTGTTGTTAGCAGTTGACCCAGAGAGAATGTGACGGGGCCTGGCTTCTCACACAAGGACACAGGCTAACCGGAGGCCTGGGGCTCCTTCCTGCCACACTTAGGTCGGAGCTCACCTGTGAGCTCACTTCCGAGCGGTGTGGTGATCCCAGCCTTCTCACAGAgccctttttccttctcctccccagtGCCATCCCACCAGAGGTCATGCCCACGCTGGGGCACCTCCTGGGCACAGATCCACACATGTTAAGCCATCTCACCTGGGGAGAGTTTGTGTCCTGTTCACCTGACCTTGGCATGCTGGTTGCTCACTTTACTTTAGGATCTGCACACCTAGCGTGTGTAAGTATGTGTGTACCGTCTGTGTACCCCTCACTCCCTGGAGTACACTCACGGGCACACTACAGTGGGGACGTCAAGGATGCAATATTTATGGGTTGCTGCATGattcttaaaaatgaataaaactgttcACAAGGGAAGGAGAGCTGGCAACTGCGCAGTTGGCTTATTTGTGCAAGTTTCTGTCCGACTTTCTCCAGCACGCTTTAATATGTTTATTCAAGACAAGCTGGACATGGAGGAGACCCGAGGGCAAGGGGTAGGGAAAGACATGTTTCTGGGTGGGAGTTGGTGTACCAGCCCCTGGGCACAGCTCCTGCGCAGAGGCCTGATAAGGagccctcacctccaccccccacccccgcttcaaCCGGAGAACTTCCAACTGCAGCTCTTCAATAATTGAAGAGCAGGAAAGCTGGTGACTGGAGGGagactgggggaagggaggaggaaggaccACAGTCCACCGTTAGTCCGTCACTTAAAGGTTGGTGAAATTAATGGGGCAAATGACCCCAGTAAGAGAATTTGGCAAGTCCACGGCTTTTCTGGGTTTCACCCACCGCCTCTGCTTCCTCGGCTATCTGGAAAGGAGGGAGAGCACTTCCGAAGAAGCCTTTGGAATGTCAGCTTCTGGGAATCTTGCTGAGGACGGGGCGGGCTGGGAGCGCTTACCGGGAAACACTGGATTACCCTAGCCACCCTGGGGTGTCTGCGACCGGTGCTGCGGTCTCTGCGTACCTGAGCGGCAGGTGGCATCGGAGAGTCAGACCTGCTTGCAGGCACCAAGACGACACTCGGTCGGGAGACAGGGACAGGCCGCAGAAACGTGAGGATGTGCCACTCGCAGCCCAGAGGAGAGGAATGGAAACCCCCAAGCATGCACCCAGCCTTGGCCCCCGCGCCACGGGCTGCGTCCCAGGAGCCGTCGACACCTCTGAGCAGCCCAgatgggaagggggtggggcggAGTACGGTTCCCGCGGCGAACTGCTCGCCGGGAGCCCCGGGGCCTCTGCGGGAGCGCCGAGCCGCGCGCCTCTCCGAGCCCTGCGCGGGGCCCTCGGGCGGGAATAAGCGGAGCCGGGACGCGGTGGCGGGTAGGGGGCTGGGTGGCGCGGGAGAGGGCGGCAGGAGGGAGTTCGAGGAGAGTTACCGCCTGAGAGAGTGGTAAGAGCCCGCGGTCTCCTTGGAGACACGCTGACCAATGGCAGAGGCGGAAGCTGTTTATATGGGCGGGGCGTCGCCATGGCAGCAGGAGAAGCCTTCCGAGCGGCTACTTAATGCCGGTCCTCGGGCCGCTTGCGTTCAGAGAGGCGCCGTCGGGCGTGGGGGGCGACGAGGATTgctggctgggcccttgagctgGGGGTAGAGAGCCGCGGTGGGGGTGGGCGGAACTTCTTCGAGAACCTTCCTTTGGCCCGGGCTGCGCTCTGAGCCAGGTAAGGGACGGGGAGGGCTGCAGGCCGTGGGAAGGGAGGGAGTCGGTACGAGCCCGTCTCCCATCCGTCCCCGACGGAAGTGGTGGGCCCGGAGACTGACATCAGAGGAGTCTGGGGGACACTCACTTCCCGCCCCCTTATAactctctgttttgtttccttccaTCCCCTTGATCCCCGTCCTAATATCCCTTTTCAAAGATCTAGAcgacctcccccgccccccgccccgtcgTACTGCCCTCCTGGACTCTCTCGCCCCATTTCTATTTGTTGTGGAGGGAGGGGGGGTAATTTCCCGCTTTGAGGGAGAAGGGGGTGGCCTCGCATGCCCCTACACTATTCCCTCGTTTGGCTAATTAAGTCTCCTCTAAAAGATCAAAGAGGAAAAGAGCGAGGCGAACCCCGTGTGGGTCGGACCCCCGGGCACAGCTTCTGTTTCCCAGACCTCGGCAGTAAAAGATCCTCCCCAGCTGCGGGAACGATTTTAGTAAGAGCCTCCCCCCTTGCACACACTCTCCCCTCGGGGGTGGGAAAAGAGGGCTCAGTTCCCGCTATGGTCCCCGCAGGCACCACATTCAATTCGGAGGAGGCTACCCCCGGATCGCGGGATGGAAGCACGCTTCCGGGAGGCTGTGTAACTGAAGCCGCGGGAGTCAGCGGGCCGGAGAGCTCGGCGGCCACCCTCGGCTCGGCTCGTGGATGTTGACCGCCCCCTCGGAGAGTCCCCGCAGATATGGCGGAGAGCTGGCTACGCGTCTCGGGAGCAGGGGCAGCGGAGGACGCCGGACCGGAAGGCGGCCTGGAGGAGTCCGACGCCCTGGATGACAGCCTGACCAGCCTGCAGTGGCTGCAGGAATTCTCCATTCTCAACGCCAAGGCCCCCGCCCTGCCTTCGGGGGGCACCGACCACCACGGCTACCACCAGGTGCCAGGCTCAGCCGCGCCAGGGTCTCCCCTGGCGGCCGACCCCGCCTGCCTGGGCCAGCCGCACACGCCCGGCAAGCCCACGTCCTCGTGCACCTCGCGGAGCGCCCCCTCGGGGCTGCAGGCCCCGCCTCCTGACAACGTGGACTACGCCACCAACCCTCACGTGAAGCCGCCCTACTCGTACGCCACGCTCATCTGCATGGCCATGCAGGCCAGCAAGGCCACCAAGATCACCCTGTCGGCCATCTACAAGTGGATCACGGACAACTTCTGCTACTTCCGCCACGCCGATCCCACCTGGCAGGTAGGGgaggccctccctccctccccactcccgtGCGGACTGGACTCACATCCCAGATCCGCAGGCCAAAGAGGCGCGGTACAGCCGGGGCCCCGAGAGAGGAAGGCCGTCGAGGAGGGACCTCAAGGGAGCCCAGTGCTTGAACTGCTGCCCCTTTGActtcagagagggaggagggaggatgtTCAGAGGGCTTTAGTGGTGCCGACATAGAGGTTCAAGTGGAAAGAACTTGTCACTCATCCGGCAGGCTCAGCCCAAAGACCAGGGCTGAACTATGCGTGGACACAGCCCCCCAGGGTAGGTTGATGGACTGAGGGACCCATTTTTGTCCCAAGTCCGAGAATTCCTAGACACTACCCTACTCAAGGTCAGTTTGTCAGGGCCTGATTGGAAGAAGGAACGGGAGCATCGTTCCTGCCAGGCTCTGCATCCTGCCCGGTTTCAGTTGGCTGGAGGGggtctgggaggggagaggggtgtgCTGTGGGGTGTGAAGGCCAGCTGTGTCCCAGTGGAAGGGCTACGGGGCCTTCCTAAAGCTGCTGTGccagcccccaccccaacccctcccTAGCCTCCTGCCTACACTCCTCCCCCTCTTCTCGTCAACCTCCCTGGGGGGACAATTACCTCAGCCAGGTGCTTTCCACAGGGGCTCTTGCCTCCCACACTGGCTTCGTGTTCCAAGTCTCCGgaacctggcacagagcagccaAGGGGCCCAGGCCACCGTGTAAACATCCCAGTCTTGCCAGGGGGCGCTACTCGCCTGCCGGCCCCACCGACCAGGCCCCAGACCCCTGTGCCCCAGCGTGGTTTGGACTGTGCGCCCAGGCAGGAACAAGGCAGGATGGTGATTCGAGGCTGGGCGCACACTGCCCTGAGCATCTTCGACCATCAGGATCAGGGGCTACTTGGGGACAGAGGCCCTGAGGGTGCACAGATCCTTCCCTGTGGCACAGGTCACAGGATCACAGTTCCAAGCTATTCCACGTTTGCTTGGGCCCTGACCCTGGGGCAGGTACCATCTGTAACCTTGGTGAGAAAGCAGAGAccctccaccaccccccaccctacCCCAAGCCTGAGAGGCCCCAGGAATGAGCGCTATGCTCTTGGCTGGGTAATAATCAACTGAGGCCTCAgagcctggggtgggaggagggggacatGCGGGGTGAGGGCCCAGGCCAGCAGCTGGCTCTACAAACAAGGAAAGTCATCAGATCCTCTCACacttcaccaccacccccccacaccccctcacACCCACTCACTCATTTCACAAACAGAGAAGGCCAGCCAGGCCCAGGCAGAGGGAGATGGCCGTCCAGGCCCTGGGGGAGCCAAGGCCTTTGGCCAGAGGCCGCAAGCGGCGGGgtaagggagggagggcaggacagGGTGGCACTGAGAGCCACCCTGCGGCTCAGGGCTCGGATGACTGAGCAGGCAGATATCCTGGCAACAGGGAACAAAAGCCCCCGACAGCACTCCCGGCTCCTGGTGCCCCGTGGCTGGTGTCCCAGAGCCTCCCGGTCGGAGCAGCGCCTctgtctcccctgcccccatcGGAGAGAAGGTGGTGGCGGGACTGGCAGTGGCGCTAGGAACCGCCCCCCCATCACTGACCCCACCCACTCACCCAGctgtcttccttctctcctaTCTCCCTGTGTCCAGAACTCCATCCGCCACAACCTGTCCCTGAACAAGTGCTTCATCAAGGTGCCTCGGGAGAAGGACGAGCCAGGCAAGGGGGGCTTCTGGCGCATCGACCCCCAGTACGCCGAGCGGCTGCTGAGTGGGGCCTTCAAGAAGCGGCGGCTGCCCCCAGTCCACATCCACCCAGCCTTTGCCCGCCAGGCCGCGCCGGAGCCCGGCGCCGCCCCGTGGGCCGGGCCACTGACCGTGAACGCCGAGGCCCAGCAGCTGCTGCGGGAGTTCGAGGAGGCCACCGGAGAGGCGGGCTGGGGCGCGGGCGAGGGCAGGCTGGGCCATAAGCGTAAACAGCCGCTGCCCAAGCGGGTGGCCAAGGTCCCGCGGGCCTCCAGCGCGCTGCTGCTGACCCAGGAGGAGCAGGGCGAGCTGGAACCCCTCAAGGGCAACTTTGACTGGGAGGCCATATTCGACGCCGGCACGCTGGGCGGGGAGCTGGGCACGCTGGAGGCCTTGGAGCTGAGCCCGCCGCTGAGCCCCGCCTCGCACGGGGACGTGGACCTCACCGTCCACGGCCACCACATCGACTGCCCTGTTTCCTGGGGGCCTCCGGTGGAGCAGGCTACCGACAGCCTGGACTTCGACGAGACCTTCCTGGCCGCGTCCTTCCTGCAGCACCCCTGGGACGAGAGCAGCAGTGGCTGCCTGCCCCCCGAGCCCCTCTTTGAGGCCGGGGATGCCACCCTGGCCTCTGACCTGCACGACTGGGCCAGCATGGGCGCCTTCTTGTAAGaagccagcccctgccccacctccagaCAGCCCCCAAGTCTGGGCCCAGACTACCCCTCCCCGCCGCCAGTGCAGGCCCAGGGACACCCTACCGCCCAGACAGGGGCTGGGCCAGGTCGCCCCACGAGGCCACAcggcccccagcccaggccatCCTCAGATTCTAGTCCAGCAGGCTGAGAATTGGGGCCCAGGACCAAAATTGCTGCCTCCGCTCCCCAGCCCCCCACGCACACAGTGTTTCATCGATCCACTTCTTCCCTGCCCCAGACACGCGGTAAGGGCCCTGCACTCTGCGAGCTGCGACTTGGAGGGGCCCTGGCCAAGCTGCAAGCATCAGTACAGGGCCCACCCCAGAGCATCTCGGCTTggaagcttctctctctcccgCTCTCCTCCCCAGGTCTCCGTCCAGAGAAAGTTCCCAGGTACAACAACTGCTGATTGGGTGACTACAGATTAACGCCCTAGAGGCCTCTCCCGGCAGAgcctccctggggctggggctggctgtGAGTGAGgcggagctgggggaggggggaagagagaggagacagaaacGAGGCCGGGGTGCCGGGTGGAGCCAGGAGATCTTCTAAGGCCTCTGGGGTCTTCTGGCTTCATCCCTAGAGGTGGGGCAGAGGGTATATATCCCTAATCTTTGAGCCCAACTTGAGGCTGAGAGCAGCGGGGAGTTGGGGTTCTGGGGGTTAGGGGCTGGGGCGGCCAAGCTGCAGAGGGAAAGGGGACAGACAAGACTAATGTAGTGAGTGTAGCTATAGCTGAGGCTTAACTGGGAGGGACGCAGTGCTTGCTAGAACCGCTGGGACCAGGAAGGGGGACGGCCCCAGGCCCTCGCCTGCACTCCTGCGCGGGAGTGCCTTGCCCCACCCTAAGCCCCCTGCGCTGCGTCCCACATCCACCCTCCTGCCCCATTGGGCAATTTAACCTTTTTCATGGAAAGTTATTtacaataaaacaatttttaaaaataaagttttaaaaaacctcaaaatggaccTGCTTGCAACTTTCTCTGGGGAAAAGCATGGGCCAGTTTTGGGGGGAGACCAAGGCCCGAGGGGGAACGGCTGGGAGAAAGATGGGGGGGCACCAAAAAGGCCTGCAGAGTGCCCCCTGATGCACTCCCCGCGATCTCTGGGTCCCCagagagaaaggggctgagagGCAGCCCTCGGGGGTCCCCTGCAGCCAAGGCCTCAGCACCTCTATCTGTGCAACGGATGACTGTACCCACGGCACCCAGGAGCAGGCGGCAAAGGAGGCACAgccccctccctggccctggggACTCACAAAGGCCGAGCTTGCCCAGGGCTCCGCTCACGTCCCCACTTTGTCTGCCTCGAGGGCCTGCTCAGGCTCGCCTGCGGTCCCCCCGCCTGGGCCAGCCTCCAGCTCCTCCCTCCCTTGGTCCCTTCCTGAAGGGACAGGGTGTGAGGTCAGAGGGCCCCGGCCCCTGGGGCCCCACTTGCCACCCTGGCGTTCATTCACCCCGCCCAGCGCCTTCCCTCCAATGCAGGTTGGGGCTGAGGGAGGCCATCAGGGAAGACGGAAGACGGGGTGCCTAGACTCTACAGATCCAGCCTGTGAGGAACCAACGTACCAGAGttctgatggggaaactgaggcacagcaaaTACATGACACTCAGCAGGCACCTTTCAACCCCCTCACCCCAGCTTTGCCTGGAACCCATCTCTCCCCTGAGCCCACACCTGACCCCGCCAGAAGGCCCTTGTGGTGCCCAGCCCCTTCTCccagcgcgcgcgcgcgcatgcacgcacgcacacgcacgcacgcacgcgcacgcacgcacgcacacgggCACTGTCCCACACAATCCTGCCCAGCCTCCACGGGCCCCTTTCTCCTGAAGCCCCTTTCTTTCCTTGCACTCGAGGCTGGCTCCAGGCCAACCTGGCATTCCCCTGCCAACTTGCTGCTTTCACTTGCTAATTATTCCAAATATTTCAGAAGGGCGCACACACTGCAGGGCCAGCCGGGTTGGGGCCTCACCGAGCTCAGAAGGCAGCCCATCCCCTTCCCACCGCTTGCGGAGGACGCTGCCCCAGCCACCCTCTGAGACTCTCTTCACCCCCTAAGCAacggctccctccctctccccactacgCACCGGCCTTCCTCCCCACGCTCCCCAGCACTGGGGGAACATGGGGGCTCCAGCCTCTCCACCGGtccccaggaccagcctccagcCCCCGCCAAAAGGGGTGTACCCTGGATTGACAGGTGGGGCCTGTCACTGTCCCCCCTCCTCACCCTCTGCCTGGGCCCGTGCTAGGGGAAGAGGGGCAAGGTCAGGGGCTGGCAGAGCTGCCTGCCAGGTGAGGAAAGGCTGAAGAAGCTTCTGGCTGCCAGGAAGAATCACCAAGAACTCCTGAAAATCCCT
Protein-coding sequences here:
- the FOXJ1 gene encoding forkhead box protein J1; the protein is MAESWLRVSGAGAAEDAGPEGGLEESDALDDSLTSLQWLQEFSILNAKAPALPSGGTDHHGYHQVPGSAAPGSPLAADPACLGQPHTPGKPTSSCTSRSAPSGLQAPPPDNVDYATNPHVKPPYSYATLICMAMQASKATKITLSAIYKWITDNFCYFRHADPTWQNSIRHNLSLNKCFIKVPREKDEPGKGGFWRIDPQYAERLLSGAFKKRRLPPVHIHPAFARQAAPEPGAAPWAGPLTVNAEAQQLLREFEEATGEAGWGAGEGRLGHKRKQPLPKRVAKVPRASSALLLTQEEQGELEPLKGNFDWEAIFDAGTLGGELGTLEALELSPPLSPASHGDVDLTVHGHHIDCPVSWGPPVEQATDSLDFDETFLAASFLQHPWDESSSGCLPPEPLFEAGDATLASDLHDWASMGAFL